The following are encoded together in the Triticum dicoccoides isolate Atlit2015 ecotype Zavitan chromosome 6B, WEW_v2.0, whole genome shotgun sequence genome:
- the LOC119324084 gene encoding RING-H2 finger protein ATL56-like: MAPPAAGRPSASAAPEPPLREAAKRRRAPACAGAGARILSLGVRGAVMVAALVLFLLFAAAAVILMLALLVAARGFRQQGRRRHRASPDSSTPPPPPAVGLPSAKIRLLPSFVPCPCDGGGDGSSSSPRICPVCLDAARAGERWRALPACGHAFHAACVDRWLLLSPGCPVCRATVSVPVS, encoded by the coding sequence ATGGCTCCGCCCGCCGCCGGCAGGCCCTCGGCCTCCGCCGCGCCGGAGCCTCCCCTGCGGGAGGCCGCCAAGCGCCGGCGCGCCCCCGCGTGCGCCGGTGCCGGGGCCCGCATCCTTTCCCTGGGCGTGCGGGGCGCCGTGATGGTCGCCGCGCTGGTGCTCTTCCTACTCTTCGCCGCCGCCGCGGTCATCCTCATGCTCGCGCTCCTCGTCGCCGCGCGCGGCTTCCGCCAGCAGGGCCGCCGCCGGCACCGCGCCTCGCCCGACTCCTCCACTCCGCCGCCGCCCCCCGCCGTCGGCCTCCCGTCCGCCAAAATCCGCCTCCTGCCCAGCTTCGTGCCCTGCccgtgcgacggcggcggcgacggctcctcctcctcgccgcggaTCTGCCCCGTCTGCCTCGACGCCGCGCGCGCCGGGGAGCGGTGGCGCGCGCTGCCCGCCTGCGGCCACGCGTTCCACGCGGCCTGCGTCGACCGGTGGCTCCTCTTGTCGCCCGGGTGCCCCGTCTGCCGCGCCACGGTGTCCGTCCCCGTCAGCTGA